From a single Brassica napus cultivar Da-Ae chromosome C9, Da-Ae, whole genome shotgun sequence genomic region:
- the LOC106429128 gene encoding dual-specificity RNA methyltransferase RlmN, which translates to MVGLSTTMRRLGIITVTNSAVVSPTLISSTAAFSRNLTLRSPLGNHHLTNSIRLLKSRSLLSSFSCFSSSSSSSAAYLPALDEFPSTKASVAVRDDNKKVILKGMSYASLQEWVESHGFRPGQAMMLWKRLYKDNIWAENPDQLQGLNKDFKRMISEHAEFGALSFKDVRPASDGTRKILFTLDDGLVIETVVIPCDRGRTTVCVSSQVGCAMNCQFCYTGRMGLKRNLTAAEIVEQAVYARRLLSHEVGSITNVVFMGMGEPFHNIDNVIKAANILVDENGLHFSPRKVTVSTSGLVPQLKRFLRECNCALAVSLNATTDEVRNWIMPINRKYKLSLLLETLREELSSRHKYKVLFEYVMLAGVNDSMEDAKRLVELVQGIPCKINLIQFNPHSGSQFIQTDEDKMIKFRNVLAEGGCTVLMRFSRGNDQMAACGQLGMLGAIQAPVMRVPDQFRTALKASV; encoded by the exons ATGGTTGGTCTGTCGACGACAATGAGGCGGCTGGGAATCATCACCGTCACTAATTCCGCCGTCGTCAGTCCGACGCTAATCTCTTCGACGGCGGCTTTCTCCAGAAACCTGACGTTACGATCTCCCCTCGGCAATCACCATCTTACCAATTCCATTCGTCTCCTCAAATCCCGAAGCCTCCTCTCCTCCTtctcatgtttctcttcttcttcttcttcttcggcaGCTTATCTTCCCGCACTCGACGAGTTCCCATCAACTAAAG CTTCTGTGGCGGTGAGAGATGATAACAAGAAGGTGATCTTGAAGGGTATGAGTTACGCTTCGCTCCAA GAATGGGTTGAATCGCATGGGTTTCGACCAGGACAAGCTATGATGCTGTGGAAGAGACTATACAAGGATAACATATGGGCAGAAAATCCTGATCAGCTCCAAG GCCTGAACAAAGATTTCAAGAGAATGATTAGTGAACATGCTGAGTTTGGGGCATTATCTTTCAAGGATGTTCGTCCGGCTTCAGATGGAACTAGGAAG ATTCTGTTCACGTTGGATGATGGGCTTGTCATCGAGACAGTTGTTATACCTTGTGATCGTGGCAGGACAACAGTCTGTGTTTCGAGCCAAGTGGGTTGTGCTATGAATTGTCAGTTCTGCTACACTGGCAG GATGGGTTTGAAGAGAAATCTCACTGCTGCTGAGATAGTTGAGCAGGCTGTTTACGCTAGGCGGTTGCTTTCCCATGAAGTTGGATCAATAACAAATGTCGTGTTTATG GGAATGGGAGAGCCATTTCACAATATTGACAATGTTATCAAAGCTGCAAACATACTGGTAGACGAGAATGGACTTCACTTTAGTCCACGCAAGGTCACAGTCTCGACCAGTGGCCTTGTTCCTCAGCTAAAGCGTTTCCTTCGTGAATGTAATTGCGCTTTGGCAGTCAGTCTTAATGCAACAACCGATGAG GTTAGAAACTGGATTATGCCTATCAACAGAAAATACAAGCTATCTTTGCTCCTGGAGACGCTCAGAGAAGAACTCAGTTCAAGGCACAAGTACAAAGTGTTGTTCGAATACGTGATGCTCGCTGGAGTGAATGACAG CATGGAAGATGCAAAGAGGCTAGTGGAGCTTGTGCAGGGAATCCCATGCAAGATTAACCTTATTCAGTTCAACCCACATAGTGGTTCTCAGTTCATACAGACCGATGAAGACAAGATGATCAAGTTCCGTAATGTTCTGGCCGAAGGAGGCTGCACTGTTTTAATGCGGTTTagccgaggcaatgatcaaatGGCAGCATGTGGGCAGCTTGGCATGCTTGGTGCTATTCAAGCACCAGTGATGAGGGTGCCTGACCAGTTCCGCACCGCTCTAAAAGCATCTGTTTGA
- the LOC106429127 gene encoding ubiquitin-like-specific protease 1D, which translates to MTKGKHEVEKESDSSDKKAFTIDWNSVLEDGGGDGKEHKVPELLIVNTQNPLPGDQMDCHRNLTDHALDEQLERSKSHLVKLGPSLPDNGEKIRLNIASLEAEKQRRVLHRSNMDADRSSKLMHASTSGSRGNAASAEASRQTNTDSKEVSRSTFAAVFSKPKPDTQSTKAFCKELEDLGCASVKPKAEKKIVTRQKNQWRILSKALEEKQTGNHKSNGSYGKKKYKESCTYSLLDDDDDDPNVHKTPKEWSWEEYPSQSSKRRKNADDSVINIDEEEPQPSTVADQTVELPEGLQEDICYPSSDDPHFVQVCLKDLECLAPQEFLNSPVMNFYIRFLQEQQVSNYCHFFNTYFYKKLSDAVTNKGNDKAASFLKLRRWWKGIDLFRKAYIFIPIHEDVHWSLVIVCIPDKEDESGLTILHLDSLGVHPKRSIVENVKRFLKDEWNFLNQDDDYSSNLPISAKLWRNLPRRINEADIKVPQQKNDFDCGPFVLFFIQRFIEEAPQRLKRKDLGMFDKKWFKPDEASALRTKIRNTLIDLFCVSDQTDRHNDPSDDNGASQSRDRSPL; encoded by the exons ATGACGAAGGGGAAGCATGAAGTAGAAAAAGagtcggattcttcagacaagaaAGCTTTTACGATTGACTGGAACTCGGTGCTGGAAGACGGCGGCGGCGACGGAAAAGAACATAAAGTGCCGGAGTTGCTGATTGTCAACACCCAAAATCCTCTCCCCGGCGATCAGATGGACTGCCACAGAAACCTAACAGATCACGCGCTAGACGAGCAGCTGGAGCGTAGCAAATCGCACCTTGTGAAATTAGGTCCTAGCCTACCCGACAATGGTGAGAAGATCCGTCTCAATATCGCTAGCCTCGAAGCCGAGAAGCAACGCAGGGTGTTACATCGCTCCAATATG GATGCGGACAGAAGTTCGAAGCTCATGCATGCGAGTACCTCAG GTTCACGAGGGAATGCAGCTTCAGCAGAAGCCTCTAGACAAACGAATACGGACTCGAAAGAAGTCTCACGGTCTACATTTGCTGCTGTTTTCAGTAAACCCAAA CCGGATACTCAGTCAACGAAAGCGTTTTGTAAAGAACTAGAAGATTTGGGATGTGCAAGTGTGAAACCCAAGGCGGAGAAAAAGATCGTGACAAGGCAGAAGAACCAATGGCGGATTTTGTCAAAGGCACTGGAAGAAAAGCAGACAGGGAATCACAAATCCAATGGATCTTATGGGAAGAAAAAGTACAAGGAATCTTGCACTTACTCCcttcttgatgatgatgatgacgacccCAATGTCCATAAAACTCCCAA GGAGTGGTCTTGGGAAGAATATCCATCACAGAGTTCAAAGCGCCGTAAG aaCGCAGATGATTCAGTGATTAACATAGACGAAGAAGAACCTCAGCCTTCAACGGTGGCAGATCAAACAGTTGAACTGCCTGAAGG CTTACAGGAAGATATATGCTACCCATCAAG TGATGATCCACACTTTGTTCAAGTTTGTCTTAAAGATCTTGAATGCCTTGCACCTCAAGAGTTTCTAAACTCTCCGGTCATGAATTTCTACATCAG GTTCTTGCAGGAGCAGCAGGTATCTAACTATTGTCACTTCTTTAACACCTATTTCTACAAGAAGCTCAGTGACGCTGTTACAAACAAG GGAAATGACAAGGCTGCCTCTTTTCTGAAGCTCAGGCGGTGGTGGAAGGGTATTGATTTATTCCGTAaggcatatatatttataccaaTACATGAGGA TGTCCATTGGAGCCTTGTAATAGTTTGCATTCCTGACAAGGAAGATGAATCCGGATTGACCATACTTCACCTTGATTCATTAGGAGTTCATCCGAAAAGATCAATTGTTGAGAATGTAAAAAG GTTTCTAAAAGATGAATGGAACTTTTTGAATCAGGATGATGATTATTCATCAAATCTACCTATCTCAGCGAAACTATGGAGAAACCTCCCGCGCAGGATTAACGAAGCTGATATAAAG GTTCCACAACAGAAGAATGATTTTGACTGTGGTCCGTTTGTTCTCTTCTTTATTCAGCGGTTCATTGAAGAGGCTCCTCAAAGGCTGAAAAGGAAAGACCTTGGAATG TTCGACAAGAAGTGGTTCAAACCTGACGAAGCCTCTGCTCTGAGAACCAAAATCCGAAACACACTCATCGACCTTTTCTGTGTCAGTGACCAGACTGATCGCCACAACGACCCATCTGATGACAATGGAGCATCCCAGTCAAGAGATAGATCACCGCTCTAA